A single Apostichopus japonicus isolate 1M-3 chromosome 11, ASM3797524v1, whole genome shotgun sequence DNA region contains:
- the LOC139975574 gene encoding uncharacterized protein: MERHDSGYGADMDLPEDARQGQGQKGLLRTLPEDDQAPEQITASPDEVSNISTCPPASPQERLHLRDIQRDSLLSSYESFESNITDNSDLRSPVLAVSHDDDDDSDSPDDKIVTSPNEFVFWEEPHNSPVPRKALLRATRSLPMSPVHSLSDSDKDSIFQFTDGHVKAITKQTVDRCTSPLLLRRKYIADRPRPRSSHANLMPPANTLGSIYSVCFQGYLWHINLMEGTKTTCWFVLSKERLLMFDGDMPEAEILESWDLAECKIASVPQKVEFALVTRFAVQHSFQIKRNETKSITILSAETETVCKEWIQKLTSASNQAWKEKGNNRLFQTLSLKSHFRKSPNSWRQKKSLVPKKPKISEAHFTDTYGWSEQQSHKRVHRTTPIQTKVDKYLTERESTDLNRLVRASSDSQLASHTGNGVVLDRSHSTEPKVVKHESRSKFGSLRKTFAGLPQLGGKTPPLKQESQRPVLAISHSTPLEPSAKAGILLVKRHTSWNRCWVKLHGSNLHFYKDASEPLPFEVISLLGYSVHHTAGTNSPVGQVRFKFILQSEEKGSIQFLADTESDGEHWVKRFQEACSSGNMSAVLTRPPLEDVDGYDHNINETIQSDASDSPSESPLLQQRRNMIHKKYQQANETEEMNSLKRSLILNQRRMSAQSKLHALDKQRLEQKVLRAKNKKGRSKCEPALTDEFDVTTKELINELKQKVADIDRELNDNILKMDQRRQALLRKQEMELEILHQERELMKYRSRAHAALKTMMLKSVIPSPLSEEKEFEPDQIEGVSNLPVASSSDSYGDHLHGKTNSISSSMSSLSSNSTNESYGSSYSNSKNSPRLEQLSFRSTDSVFSNQVSTPDSGIHQPISKKYSPISSPEIRAAYGRIPEQDSLNTSDSDSVDGVVTLPTNIKPKLRTEVPPEVLRDINQFEEMAKLALRKAGWLPADIF; this comes from the exons ATGGAGAGGCATGATAGTGGTTATGGTGCCGACATGGACTTACCAGAGGACGCTAGGCAAGGACAGGGTCAAAAAGGGCTATTAAGAACCCTTCCTGAAGATGACCAAGCGCCTGAACAAATAACTGCAAGTCCAGATGAGGTATCAAACATTAGTACTTGTCCCCCAGCATCACCACAAGAGAGATTACACTTACGTGACATCCAGAGAGACTCGTTGCTTTCTAGTTATGAGTCCTTTGAGTCTAACATTACTGATAACTCTGACCTTAGATCTCCTGTTCTAGCTGTCagccatgatgatgatgatgattctGATAGCCCTGATGACAAAATAGTCACATCTCCCAATGAATTTGTATTTTGGGAAGAGCCCCATAACAGCCCTGTTCCAAGAAAGGCTCTTCTTCGGGCCACGCGGTCATTACCGATGTCCCCAGTTCACAGTTTGTCTGATTCAGACAAGGATTCAATCTTCCAGTTCACAGATGGACATGTGAAAGCTATAACCAAGCAGACCGTTGATCGATGTACTTCTCCTTTATTGTTACGGAGAAAATATATTGCTGACAGACCAAGACCACGTTCATCACATGCTAATTTGATGCCTCCAGCAAATACACTGGGAAGCATATACAGTGTATGCTTTCAAGGTTATCTGTGGCATATCAATTTAATGGAAGGAACTAAAACAACTTGTTGGTTTGTACTGAGCAAAGAAAGGCTACTCATGTTTGATGGTGACATGCCAGAAGCGGAAATATTAGAAAGTTGGGATTTAGCAGAATGTAAAATAGCAAGTGTACCACAGAAGGTTGAGTTTGCTCTGGTCACAAGGTTTGCTGTTCAACATTCATTTCAAATCAAGAGAAATGAAACTAAGAGCATAACCATCCTCAGTGCAGAGACGGAAACAGTTTGCAAAGAATGGATTCAGAAATTGACTTCTGCTTCCAACCAAGCctggaaagaaaaaggaaataataGATTATTTCAGACATTGTCTTTAAAATCCCATTTCAGAAAATCACCGAACAGTTGGCGTCAGAAAAAGTCACTGGTACCAAAGAAGCCAAAGATCTCAGAGGCTCATTTTACAGATACCTATGGTTGGTCAGAACAGCAGAGTCACAAGCGAGTTCATCGTACAACTCCCATACAGACTAAGGTAGACAAATATCTGACAGAGAGAGAATCTACAGATTTAAACCGTCTAGTCAGAGCCAGCTCAGATTCACAACTTGCAAGTCACACAGGAAATGGG GTGGTGCTGGATAGAAGTCACTCAACAGAACCTAAAGTAGTTAAACATGAAAGTCGCAGCAAATTTGGATCTCTACGGAAGACCTTCGCTGGTCTGCCACAGCTCGGAGGTAAAACACCACCACTGAAACAAGAGTCCCAACGGCCTGTACTAGCTATCAGCCACAGTACTCCATTAGAGCCATCAGCAAAAGCAGGAATCCTGCTGGTCAAACGACACACTAGTTGGAACAG ATGCTGGGTGAAACTTCACGGTTCTAATCTTCACTTCTACAAAGATGCTTCTGAACCATTGCCATTCGAAGTGATATCGCTATTAGGGTACTCTGTTCATCACACTGCTGGTACCAACAGCCCTGTAGGACAAGTCCGTTTCAAGTTTATCCTTCAGTCAGAG GAAAAGGGATCTATACAATTCTTAGCAGACACAGAATCAGACGGTGAACATTGGGTTAAACGCTTTCAGGAGGCCTGTAGCTCTGGAAACATGTCTGCTGTCCTAACAAGACCTCCCCTGGAAGATGTTGATG GTTATGATCATAACATCAATGAGACGATCCAATCAGAT GCCTCAGATTCACCATCGGAATCACCTCTGCTCCAACAGAGGAGGAACATGATTCATAAAAAATACCAACAAGCTAACGAAACTGAGGAGATGAACTCTTTGAAACGCTCCTTGATCCTGAATCAAAGGAGAATGTCAGCCCAATCAAAACTGCATGCCCTAGATAAACAGCGCTTAGAGCAGAAAGTGCTCAGAGCTAAAAACAAGAAAGGACGCAGCAAATGTGAGCCTGCCCTCACTGATGAGTTTGATGTTACTACAAAGGAACTGATAAACGAACTGAAACAAAAGGTGGCGGACATCGACAGAGAGTTGAACGATAACATCCTGAAGATGGACCAGAGAAGGCAGGCCTTGCTTAGAAAGCAGGAAATGGAATTAGAGATTCTACATCAGGAGAGGGAACTGATGAAATATCGCAGTAGAGCTCACGCTGCTCTGAAAACAATGATGTTAAAGTCAGTCATACCATCACCTCTCTCTGAGGAGAAGGAATTTGAACCTGACCAGATCGAGGGGGTCAGTAATTTACCGGTTGCTTCTTCCAGTGATTCATATGGAGACCACCTTCATGGAAAGACAAACAGCATCTCTTCATCCATGAGTTCGTTGTCCTCTAACAGTACAAACGAATCTTATGGAAGCTCCTACAGTAACTCTAAAAACTCACCCAGGTTAGAACAACTCTCATTCAGGAGTACAGATTCTGTTTTCAGTAATCAGGTGTCCACACCAGACTCTGGGATACATCAACCAATCAGCAAGAAGTATTCACCGATCAGCAGTCCTGAAATAAGGGCAGCATATGGTAGGATACCAGAACAGGACTCATTAAACACTAGCGACTCTGATTCTGTAGATGGGGTAGTAACCTTGCCAACTAATATCAAACCCAAACTGAGAACGGAAGTCCCACCAGAAGTCCTGAGGGATATCAAT CAATTTGAAGAAATGGCCAAACTTGCTCTGCGTAAGGCTGGGTGGTTACCTGCAGACATCTTTTAA